In Micromonospora sp. WMMA1363, a genomic segment contains:
- a CDS encoding DUF3068 domain-containing protein yields MSRRVVGIALAGAGLVGLLAGLGLAFGIAPTVTRIPVDLAPTESVTEASGATVVHAELTGERPSIEIVTTDLRATTRIESDAATTATLAEAIRDDAVVWNVFQQTTRVDTGQLVSAVRSAIALDRTSGAAVDWSGQCRVDGPAAEECQPGTVRYSGQLYRFPFDTERTTYQYYDSDLGEALPIHYRGTETIEGLQAYRFEQVVDERPVRTSPQFVGALVARFAPGATTGSVTYRNHRTVWVEPVTGTIVGVREEPHRTLVPDVGQPVVLLDARFEFAPETLRRVTDDAASGRQRILFVRRYLPAGLVLVGLVGLAVGALVVRRTAARDG; encoded by the coding sequence ATGAGTAGGCGGGTTGTGGGAATTGCGTTGGCCGGCGCCGGGTTGGTCGGGCTGTTGGCCGGTCTCGGGCTGGCTTTCGGCATCGCTCCGACAGTTACCAGGATCCCTGTCGACCTGGCCCCGACGGAGTCTGTCACCGAGGCGTCGGGCGCGACGGTCGTGCACGCCGAACTGACCGGTGAACGCCCGTCGATCGAGATCGTGACGACTGACCTGCGGGCCACCACACGCATCGAGTCGGACGCCGCCACGACCGCCACGCTGGCCGAGGCGATCCGGGACGATGCGGTGGTCTGGAACGTGTTCCAGCAGACGACTCGGGTGGACACCGGACAGCTCGTCAGCGCCGTGCGCAGCGCGATCGCACTCGATCGCACCTCCGGCGCGGCGGTCGACTGGAGTGGACAGTGCCGGGTCGACGGACCTGCCGCCGAGGAGTGCCAGCCGGGCACGGTGCGGTACTCGGGGCAGCTCTACCGGTTCCCATTCGACACCGAACGAACGACGTACCAGTACTACGACAGCGACCTCGGGGAGGCACTGCCGATCCACTACCGGGGCACCGAGACCATCGAGGGGCTCCAGGCGTACCGCTTCGAGCAGGTCGTCGACGAGCGGCCGGTGCGGACCAGTCCGCAGTTCGTCGGGGCCCTCGTCGCGCGGTTCGCTCCCGGTGCGACGACCGGGTCGGTAACCTACCGGAACCACCGTACGGTCTGGGTGGAACCGGTCACCGGGACGATCGTCGGGGTTCGGGAGGAGCCGCACCGCACGCTGGTCCCGGACGTCGGGCAGCCCGTGGTGTTGCTCGACGCCAGGTTCGAGTTCGCTCCGGAGACGCTGCGTCGCGTCACCGACGACGCGGCGAGCGGGCGGCAGCGCATCCTGTTCGTGCGGCGTTACCTGCCCGCCGGTCTCGTCCTGGTAGGGCTGGTCGGCCTGGCCGTGGGCGCACTGGTGGTGCGCCGTACGGCGGCACGCGACGGCTGA
- a CDS encoding acyl-CoA dehydrogenase family protein, which produces MHDEEFRRAARAWLAENVSAELRGAGGPGREHEAYRERLAFDRRLAAAGWTCLGWPVEHGGRGATLAQQVAFHEEYARAGAPARVGYLGEELLGPTLIAYGTAEQCRRFLPRIRAVEELWCQGYSEPGAGSDLAAVATRARLVGDEWIVDGQKVWTSLAHVADWCFLLARTGPPGAESRRAGLSYLLVPMRQTGVTVRPIRQLTGTSEFNEVYFDGARTSRDLVVGEVGEGWRVAMGTLAFERGAATLGQQVGFQRELEGLVSLARQLGVAGDPLLRDALARAFIGLWALRAHTLRTMAETDRHGPGQGASAVKLLWARWHRRLGELAMQVRGASGAVARAAPYDLDEWQRLFLFSRADTIYGGSDEIQRGIIAERVLGLPRQARG; this is translated from the coding sequence GCACGACGAGGAGTTCCGGCGCGCGGCGCGCGCCTGGTTGGCGGAGAACGTGAGCGCCGAACTGCGGGGCGCGGGCGGACCGGGCCGGGAACACGAGGCGTACCGCGAACGGCTGGCCTTCGACCGGCGGCTCGCCGCCGCCGGGTGGACGTGTCTGGGCTGGCCGGTCGAGCACGGCGGTCGTGGCGCCACACTCGCCCAACAGGTCGCCTTCCACGAGGAGTACGCCCGCGCCGGCGCCCCGGCCCGCGTCGGCTACCTGGGCGAGGAACTGCTCGGCCCGACTCTGATCGCCTACGGCACGGCGGAGCAGTGCCGGCGCTTTCTGCCCAGGATCCGCGCCGTCGAGGAGCTGTGGTGTCAGGGGTACTCCGAGCCCGGGGCGGGATCCGATCTCGCCGCGGTGGCGACCCGAGCCCGGCTCGTCGGCGACGAGTGGATCGTCGACGGTCAGAAGGTGTGGACCTCGCTGGCGCACGTGGCGGACTGGTGCTTTCTGCTGGCCCGGACCGGGCCCCCGGGTGCGGAGTCCCGCCGGGCCGGGCTGTCCTACCTCCTCGTGCCGATGCGGCAAACCGGCGTCACGGTGCGGCCCATCCGTCAGCTGACCGGCACCTCGGAGTTCAACGAGGTCTACTTCGACGGCGCGCGCACCTCGCGTGACCTGGTCGTCGGCGAGGTCGGCGAGGGATGGCGGGTGGCGATGGGCACCCTGGCGTTCGAGCGGGGCGCGGCGACCCTCGGCCAGCAGGTCGGTTTCCAGCGGGAACTGGAGGGTCTGGTGTCGCTCGCCCGCCAACTCGGTGTCGCCGGCGACCCCCTGCTGCGGGACGCGCTCGCCCGCGCCTTCATCGGGCTCTGGGCGCTGCGAGCGCACACCCTGCGGACGATGGCCGAGACCGACCGGCACGGCCCGGGGCAGGGGGCGTCGGCGGTGAAGCTGCTCTGGGCGCGGTGGCACCGGCGACTCGGCGAACTGGCCATGCAGGTGCGTGGTGCCTCCGGTGCGGTCGCCCGTGCGGCGCCGTACGACCTGGACGAGTGGCAGCGGTTGTTCCTGTTCAGCCGGGCGGACACGATCTACGGCGGGTCGGACGAGATTCAGCGCGGCATCATCGCCGAGCGGGTTCTCGGCCTGCCCCGACAGGCCCGCGGATGA
- a CDS encoding SDR family oxidoreductase gives MRPEAPPPPGRPAGRNLLADKVVAVTAAAGTGIGAAVVERCLDEGGFVVISDQHVRRLAESHERLSAGYPGRVRSVPCDVTDERAVRALVATAVREFGRLDIMINNAGLGGTRPVVEMTDDEWSRVLDVTLTGAFRCTRAAVRQMLAQGGGGVVVNNASVLGWRAQAGQAHYAAAKAGVMAFTRCAALDAAPYGIRVNAVAPSLAMHPFLSRVTSSDLLAELAGREAFGRAAQPWEVAAVMVFLASDYASYLTGEVVSVSSQHP, from the coding sequence ATGAGGCCGGAAGCGCCGCCACCGCCGGGCCGCCCGGCCGGTCGGAACCTGCTCGCGGACAAGGTCGTGGCGGTGACCGCGGCGGCTGGGACCGGTATCGGGGCGGCCGTGGTCGAACGCTGCCTGGACGAGGGCGGCTTCGTGGTGATCAGCGACCAGCATGTCCGGCGGCTCGCCGAGAGCCACGAGCGGCTGTCGGCCGGCTACCCGGGTCGGGTCCGGTCGGTGCCCTGCGACGTGACCGACGAGCGGGCCGTACGGGCGCTCGTCGCCACCGCCGTGCGCGAATTCGGGCGGCTGGACATCATGATCAATAACGCCGGGCTCGGCGGCACCAGGCCGGTCGTGGAGATGACCGACGACGAGTGGTCGCGGGTGCTGGACGTGACCCTGACCGGCGCGTTTCGCTGTACCCGGGCGGCGGTGCGGCAGATGCTGGCGCAGGGCGGCGGTGGTGTGGTGGTCAACAACGCTTCGGTGCTGGGCTGGCGCGCCCAGGCCGGCCAGGCGCACTACGCGGCCGCCAAGGCGGGGGTGATGGCGTTCACCCGGTGCGCGGCGCTCGACGCGGCGCCGTACGGCATCCGGGTCAACGCCGTGGCGCCCAGCCTCGCCATGCATCCCTTCCTGTCCAGGGTGACCAGTTCGGACCTGCTTGCCGAGCTCGCCGGGCGGGAGGCGTTCGGCCGGGCGGCGCAGCCCTGGGAGGTCGCGGCCGTCATGGTCTTCCTCGCCAGCGACTACGCCTCGTACCTCACGGGCGAGGTGGTGTCGGTGAGCAGTCAACATCCCTGA
- a CDS encoding steroid 3-ketoacyl-CoA thiolase, with translation MGTPVIVDAVRTPIGKRGGWLAGLHAAELLGAAQRALVEHADLDPDTVEQVIGGCVTQSGEQSNNVTRTAWLHAGLPYRTGCLTVDAQCGSSQHAAHLVAGLIATDAIEVGIACGVEAMSRVPLRANLGVDVGTPRPASWLIDLPNQYVAAERIAVRRGLSRTAVDEFGVRSQARAALAWAQGHYDREVVAVTAPTLDAEGRPTGGTHPVDRDQGLRDTTVAALAGLRPVVEGGVHTAGTSSQISDGAAAVLLVAADRAHALGLRPRARIVAQCLVGAEPYYHLDGPVQATERVLAQAGMKVEDVDRFEVNEAFAAVVLSWLAVHRADPEKVNVNGGAIALGHPVGSTGARLLTTALHELERTDTRTALITMCAGGAMSTATIIERL, from the coding sequence ATGGGTACTCCGGTGATCGTGGACGCGGTTCGAACGCCGATCGGCAAGCGCGGCGGCTGGTTGGCGGGACTGCACGCCGCCGAACTGCTCGGCGCGGCGCAACGCGCCCTCGTCGAGCACGCGGACCTCGACCCGGACACGGTCGAGCAGGTCATCGGCGGGTGCGTCACCCAGAGCGGCGAGCAGTCCAACAACGTCACCCGCACCGCCTGGTTGCACGCCGGCCTGCCGTACCGGACAGGCTGCCTCACCGTCGACGCGCAGTGTGGATCGTCGCAGCACGCCGCTCATCTCGTCGCCGGTCTCATCGCCACCGACGCCATCGAGGTAGGCATCGCCTGCGGCGTCGAGGCGATGAGCCGGGTACCGCTGCGGGCGAACCTCGGCGTCGACGTCGGCACGCCCCGCCCGGCCTCGTGGCTGATCGACCTGCCCAACCAGTACGTCGCCGCCGAGCGGATCGCGGTGCGGCGCGGGCTGTCCCGCACGGCGGTCGACGAGTTCGGTGTGCGCTCGCAGGCCCGTGCGGCCCTGGCGTGGGCACAGGGGCACTACGACCGCGAGGTCGTGGCGGTGACCGCACCGACGCTCGACGCCGAGGGACGCCCGACCGGAGGAACCCACCCGGTCGACCGGGACCAGGGCCTGCGGGACACCACCGTGGCGGCGCTGGCCGGGCTGCGACCGGTGGTCGAGGGCGGGGTGCACACCGCCGGCACCTCGTCGCAGATCTCCGACGGAGCCGCGGCGGTGCTGCTCGTGGCCGCGGACCGGGCCCACGCGCTCGGTCTGCGCCCCCGAGCCAGGATCGTCGCCCAGTGCCTGGTGGGCGCCGAGCCCTACTACCACCTGGACGGTCCCGTGCAGGCGACCGAGCGGGTCCTGGCCCAGGCCGGCATGAAGGTCGAGGACGTCGATCGGTTCGAGGTCAACGAGGCGTTCGCCGCCGTCGTGCTGTCCTGGCTGGCCGTCCACCGGGCCGATCCGGAGAAGGTGAACGTCAACGGTGGCGCGATCGCGCTGGGGCATCCGGTGGGCAGCACCGGGGCTCGCCTGCTCACCACCGCCCTGCACGAGTTGGAACGGACCGATACCCGCACGGCGCTGATCACGATGTGCGCGGGTGGCGCCATGTCCACCGCGACCATCATCGAACGACTCTGA